The proteins below come from a single Magallana gigas chromosome 10, xbMagGiga1.1, whole genome shotgun sequence genomic window:
- the LOC105342402 gene encoding uncharacterized protein, producing the protein MGKTMGWRHIKIALLYLFCISIYVYIYFQIKPQALIKLISINGKDQSTMILEQQRKMKRKMTLCANLFKLHQSNTKTNILRFETSSDHYVHNEYRDPVLTLFTTWTATKDNYARRNTTVENWAMLKPFVVPLLFTTDEDLRKRVEIKGWKTLPILKTGIGIPVLKDMYITTMSKFQSKFYAYANGDILFTDNLLLTLFGVMENIDLQNNNVLITGQRTNVLNISKQESTNFTTLREMLTTRGELFTPWAMDYFISTRNFPWKDMPDVVIGRRGVDNFLVMESQKREFMVIDATNTILAVHHTTGAGNFEHLSKGNVTYNTDLISEYYDNKTVDYRPGLSTCSKYYSDILANGQFVIRARKTFSQC; encoded by the coding sequence ATGGGGAAAACGATGGGGTGGAGACATATCAAAATTGCTttgctttatttattttgtataagtATCTATGTGTATATCTATTTTCAAATCAAACCACAAGCTTTGATTAAATTGATAAGTATTAATGGAAAGGACCAAAGCACGATGATTCTTGAACAGCAGAGaaaaatgaaaaggaaaatGACTCTTTGTGCAAACCTTTTCAAACTGCACCAATCCAACACAAAAACCAACATACTGAGATTTGAAACAAGCTCCGATCACTACGTACACAATGAATATCGAGATCCAGTTTTAACTCTATTCACGACCTGGACTGCTACTAAAGACAATTATGCTCGACGAAACACAACCGTTGAAAACTGGGCGATGCTAAAACCATTCGTAGTCCCTCTACTTTTCACCACTGACGAAGACCTGCGTAAAAGGGTAGAAATTAAAGGTTGGAAAActcttcctatcttaaaaactggtATCGGGATTCCAGTTTTAAAGGATATGTATATCACAACGATGAGTAAGTTTCAATCTAAGTTTTATGCATATGCAAATGGCGATATCTTGTTCACTGATAATCTACTATTGACGCTTTTTGGAGTAATGGAAAATATCGACCTCCAAAACAATAATGTCCTTATAACTGGTCAAAGGACAAACGTTTTGAATATATCTAAGCAGGAATCAACGAATTTTACAACGCTTAGAGAAATGCTGACAACAAGAGGAGAACTATTCACTCCATGGGCAATggattattttatatcaactagAAATTTCCCTTGGAAAGATATGCCAGATGTAGTGATAGGTAGACGTGGTGTCGATAACTTTTTAGTAATGGAGTCCCAAAAACGAGAGTTTATGGTAATCGATGCGACCAATACAATCTTAGCTGTCCATCACACTACGGGTGCAGGAAATTTCGAGCATCTTAGCAAAGGGAATGTTACATACAACACCGATCTTATATCGGAATATTATGATAACAAAACTGTTGATTATCGGCCGGGACTATCAACCTGTAGCAAGTACTACTCAGATATATTGGCAAACGGACAATTTGTCATCAGGGCTAGAAAGACATTTTCACAATGTTGA